Proteins co-encoded in one Scomber scombrus chromosome 14, fScoSco1.1, whole genome shotgun sequence genomic window:
- the foxred1 gene encoding FAD-dependent oxidoreductase domain-containing protein 1, which translates to MSAWRRLHVLVRPALTCSRLTQQRTWLCCSLSTGAPLRNDFFKDLEAQLAAVRKKAADALPGSGWSPLEINPNLPPERADIVIVGGGVVGWSIAYWLKQRERIREGVKVIVVEKDPTYSQASTVLSAGGIRQQFSLPENIHLSLASADFMRNINEHLSVMNEDPVDLQFNQSGYLFLASEEVAHIMEENYSTQRQAGAKVSLLSPTQLKEKFPWINTDGVVLASYGLENEGWFDPWTLLNAFKRKAMSMGVIQCCGEVTGFKHTTIMVRTGDDEQVGIRRIQSVRVQMPNSLEYQPVECAIVVNAAGAHSGKLAEMLGMGFGAKDTFAGVPLPVEPRKRYVYVVHCPDGPGLDTPFLIDYSGVYFRREGLGGNYIAGMSPEEGEEPDISNLEVDHQFFEEKIWPSLAHRVPAFEKLKVSSAWAGFYDYNTFDQNGIIGIHPLINNMYFATGFSGHGLQHSPAVGRAVAELILDGNFKTLDLSNFGFKRILTQEPMLERNIV; encoded by the exons ACCTGGAGGCCCAGCTGGCTGCTGTGAGGAAGAAGGCAGCGGATGCTCTTCCGGGGAGCGGCTGGAGCCCCCTGGAGATCAACCCAAATCTTCCTCCGGAGAGGGCCGACATCGTGATCGTTGGAGGTGGTGTGGTGGGCTGGTCCATCGCCTACTGGCTGAAGCAGAGGGAGAGGATACGAGAAGGGGTGAAGGTTATCGTGGTGGAGAAGGACCCGACG TACTCTCAGGCCTCCACGGTGCTGTCAGCCGGGGGGATCCGCCAGCAGTTTTCCCTTCCCGAGAACATCCACCTCTCCCTGGCGTCCGCGGACTTCATGAGGAACATCAAT GAACACCTCAGCGTGATGAACGAAGACCCGGTGGATCTGCAGTTCAACCAATCAGGATACCTATTCCTGGCTAGTGAGGAGGTGGCTCACATCATGGAGGAGAACTACAGCACCCAGAG GCAAGCTGGAGCCAAAgtttcacttctctctcctACACAACTGAAGGAGAAATTTCCCTGGATTAACACAGATGGTGTGGTGCTCGCTTCGTACG GGTTGGAGAACGAGGGCTGGTTTGATCCCTGGACGCTGCTGAACGCCTTTAAAAGGAAGGCGATGTCTATGGGAGTCATTCAGTGCTGCGGAGAAGTTACAG gTTTTAAACATACAACAATCATGGTGAGAACCGGTGACGATGAACAAGTGGGCATCCGGAGAATACAATCTGTCAGA GTGCAGATGCCTAACAGCTTGGAGTACCAGCCGGTTGAATGCGCCATTGTGGTGAACGCAGCTGGAGCCCATTCTGGTAAATTGGCAGAGATGCTGGGAATGGGCTTCGGTGCCAAAGACACCTTCGCTGGAGTTCCACTGCCCGTTGAGCCTCGGAAAAG GTATGTGTACGTAGTCCACTGTCCTGATGGTCCAGGTCTCGACACTCCCTTCCTGATCGACTACTCTGGAGTTTACTTCAGAAGAGAGGGGTTAGGAGGGAACTACATCGCTGGGATGTCACCTGAGGAG GGGGAGGAGCCAGATATCAGCAATCTAGAGGTGGATCATCAGTTTTTTGAGGAAAAGATTTGGCCCAGCTTGGCCCATCGTGTTCCTGCTTTTGAGAAACTAAAG GTGAGCAGTGCGTGGGCGGGTTTCTACGACTACAACACCTTCGACCAGAACGGCATCATCGGGATTCACCCTCTGATCAACAACATGTACTTTGCCACCGGCTTCAGCGGCCACGGCCTGCAGCACTCGCCCGCGGTGGGTCGCGCTGTGGCAGAACTGATCCTGGACGGGAACTTTAAAACGCTGGACTTGAGCAACTTCGGCTTCAAACGCATTCTGACCCAGGAGCCAATGTTGGAGAGGAACATCGTTTAG